A window from Macaca fascicularis isolate 582-1 chromosome 20, T2T-MFA8v1.1 encodes these proteins:
- the SRRM2 gene encoding serine/arginine repetitive matrix protein 2 isoform X3 has protein sequence MYNGIGLPTPRGSGTNGYVQRNLSLVRGRRGERPDYKGEEELRRLEAALVKRPNPDILDHERKRRVELRCLELEEMMEEQGYEEQQIQEKVATFRLMLLEKDVNPGGKEETPGQRPAVTETHQLAELNEKKNERLRAAFGISDSYVDGSSFDPQRRAREAKQPAPEPPKPYSLVRESSSSRSPTPKQKKKKKKKDRGRRSESSSPRRERKKSSKKKKHRSESESKKRKHRSPTPKSKRKSKDKKRKRSRSTTPAPKSRRAHRSTSADSASSSDTSRSRSRSAAAKTHTTALTGRSPSPASGRRGEGDAPFSEPGTTNTQRPSSPEPATKQPSSPYEDKDKDKKEKSAARPSPSPERSSTGPEPPAPTPLLAERHGGSPQPLATTPLSQEPVNPPSEASPTRGRSPPKSPEKLPQSSSSESSPPSPQPTKVSRHASSSPESPKPAPAPGSHREISSSPTSKNRSHGRAKRDKSHSHTPSRRTGRSRSPATAKRGRSRSRTPTKRGHSRSRSPQWRRSRSAQRWGRSRSPQRRGRSRSPQRPGWSRSRNTQRRGRSRSARRGRSHSRSPATRGRSRSRTPARRGRSRSRTPARRRSRSRTPTRRRSRSRTPARRGRSRSRTPARRRSRTRSPVRRRSRSRSPARRSGRSRSRTPARRGRSRSRTPARRGRSRSRTPARRSGRSRSRTPARRGRSRSRTPRRGRSRSRSLVRRGRSHSRSPQRRGRSGSSSDRKNKSRTSQRRSRSNSSPEMKKSRISSRRSRSLSSPRSKAKSRLSLRRSLSGSSPCPKQKSQTPPRRSRSGSSQPKAKSRTPPRRSRSSSSPPPKQKSKTPSRRSHSSSSPHSKVKSGTPPRQGSITSPQANEQSVTPQRRSCFESSPDPELKSRTPSRHSCSGSSPPRVKSSTPPRQSPSRSSSPQPKVKAVISPRQRSHSGSSSPSPSRVTSRTTPRRSRSVSPCSNVESRLLPRYSHSRSSSPDTKVKPETPPRQSHSGSISPHPKVKAQTPPGPSLSRSKSPCPQEKSKDSLVQSCPGSFSLCAGVKSSTPPGESYFGLSSLQLKGQSQTSPDHRSDTSSPEVRQSHSESPSLQSKSQTSPKGGQSRSSSPITELASRSPIRQDRGELSASPTLKSGMSPELSRFQSDSSSHPTVDSNSFLGQSRLETSESKEKMALLPQEDATASPPRQRDKFSPFPVQDRPESSLVFKDAPRTPSRDRSGTGSSPETKEQNSALPTSSQDEELMEVVEKSEEPTSQVLSHLSSELKEMSASNFESSPEVEERPAVSLTLDQSQSQASLEAVEIPAVASSWGGPHFSPEHKELSNSPLRENSFESSLEFRNSGPLGTEMNTGFSSEVKEDLNGPFLNQLETDPSLDMKEQSTRSSRRSSSELSPDAVEKAGMSSNQSVSSPVLDAVPRTPSRERSSSASSPEMKDGLPRTPSRRSRSGSSPGLRDGSGTPSRHSLSGSSPGMKDIPRTPSRGRSECDSSPEPKALPQTPRPRSRSPSSPELNNKCLTPQRERSGSESSVDQKTVARTPLGQRSRSGSSQELDVKPSASPQERSESDSSPDSKAKTRTPLRQRSRSGSSPEVDSKSRPSPRRSRSGSSPEVKDKPRAAPRAQSASDSSPEPKAPAPRALPRRSRSGSSSKGRGPSPEGSSSTESSPEHPPKSRTARRGSRSSPEPKTKSRTPPRRRSSRSSPELTRKARLSRRSRSASSSPETRSRTPPRRRRSPSVSSPEPVEKSRSSRRRRSASSPRTKTTSRRGRSPSPKPRGLQRSRSRSRREKTRTTRRRDRSGSSQSTSRRRQRSRSRSRVTRRRRGGSGYHSRSPARQESSRTSSRRRRGRSRTPPTSRKRSRSRTSPAPWKRSRSRASPATHRRSRSRTPLISRRRSRSRTSPVSRRRSRSRTSVTRRRSRSRASPVSRRRSRSRTPPVTRRRSRSRTPTTRRRSRSRTPPVTRRRSRSRTPPVTRRRSRSRTSPITRRRSRSRTSPVTRRRSRSRTSPVTRRRSRSRTSPVTRRRSRSRTPPAIRRRSRSRTPLLPRKRSRSRSPLAIRRRSRSRTPRAARGKRSLTRSPPAIRRRSASGSSSDRSRSATPPATRNHSGSRTPPVALNSSRMSCFSRPSMSPTPLDRCRSPGMLEPLGSSRTPMSVLQQAGGSMMDGPGPRIPDHQRTSVPENHAQSRIALALTAISLGTARPPPSMSAAGLAARMSQVPAPVPLMSLRTAPAANLASRIPAASAAAMNLASARTPAIPTAVNLADTRTPAAAAAMNLASPRTAVAPSAVNLADPRTPTAPAVNLAGARTPAALAALSLTGSGTPPTAANYPSSSRTPQAPASANLVGPRSAHATAPVNIAGSRTAAALAPASLTSARMAPTLSGANLTSPRVPLSAYERVSGRTSPPLLDRARSRTPPSAPSQSRMTSERAPSPSSRMGQAPSQSLLPPAQDQPRSPVPSAFSDQSRSLIAQTTPVAGSQSLSSGAVATTTSSAGDHNGMLSVPAPGVPHSDVGEPPASTGAQQPSVLAALQPAKERRSSSSSSSSSSSSSSSSSSSSSSSSSGSSSSDSEGSSLPVQPEVALKRVPSPTPAPKEAVREGRPPEPTPAKRKRRSSSSSSSSSSSSSSSSSSSSSSSSSSSSSSSSSSSSSSSSSSPSPAKPGPQALPKPASPKKPPPGERRSRSPRKPIDSLRDSRSLSYSPVERRRPSPQPSPRDQQSSSSERGSRRGQRGDSRSPSHKRRRETPSPRPMRHRSSRSP, from the exons ATGTACAACGGGATCGGGCTGCCGACGCCCCGGGGCAGCGGCACCAACGGCTACGTCCAGCGCAACCTGTCCCTGGTGCGGGGCCGCCGGGGTGAGCGGCCTGACTACAAGGGAGAGGAGGAACTGCGGCGCCTGGAGGCTGCCCTGGTGAAGCGGCCTAATCCTGACATCCTGGACCACGAGCGCAAGCGGCGCGTCGAGCTGCGATGCCTCGAGCTGGAGGAGATGATGGAAGAGCAGGG GTACGAGGAACAGCAAATTCAGGAGAAAGTGGCGACCTTTCGACTCATGTTGCTGGAGAAGGATGTGAACCCTGGGGGCAAGGAGGAGACCCCAGGGCAGAGGCCAGC GGTCACGGAGACTCACCAGTTGGCAGAATTGAATGAGAAGAAGAATGAAAGACTCCGTGCTGCCTTTGGCATCAGTGATTCTTACGTAGATGGCAGCTCTTTTGATCCTCAGCGTCGTGCCCGAGAAGCTAAACAACCggctcctgagcctcccaaaccTTACAG CCTTGTTCGGGAGTCTAGCAGTTCTCGCTCACCAACCCcaaagcagaagaagaagaaaaagaagaaagatagagGACG CAGGTCAGAGAGCAGCTCTCCTCGacgggagagaaagaaaagttcaaAGAAGAAGAAGCACAG GTCAGAATCCGAGTCCAAGAAGCGTAAGCATAG GTCTCCCACTCCAAAGAGCAAACGTAAATCTAAGGACAAAAAGCGAAAGCG GTCTCGAAGTACAACACCAGCCCCCAAGAGCCGCCGGGCCCACCGTTCAACTTCTGCTGACTCTGCTTCCTCCTCTGATACTTCCCGCAGTCG GTCTCGAAGTGCTGCAGCTAAAACTCATACAACTGCCTTGACTGGGCGAAGTCCTTCCCCTGCTTCAGGGCGACGAGGGGAGGGAGATGCACCTTTCAGTGAACCAGGTACTACCAACACACAACGGCCTAGTAGCCCGGAGCCTGCTACAAAACAGCCTAGCAGCCCTTATGAAGACAAAGATAAAGACAAGAAGGAG AAATCTGCAGCTCGACCTAGCCCCTCTCCGGAAAGGAGCAGCACAGGCCCAGAACCACCTGCTCCCACTCCGCTCCTTGCTGAGCGACATGGCGGCTCCCCACAACCACTTGCAACAACCCCCTTAAGCCAAGAGCCAGTGAACCCCCCATCTGAGGCCTCTCCCACTCGGGGCCGTTCACCACCTAAGTCTCCTGAGAAACTTCCCCAGTCTTCTTCCTCAGAGAGCAGCCCACCATCCCCTCAACCTACCAAAGTTTCTCGGCATGCCAGCTCTTCCCCAGAAAGTCCTAAACCTGCTCCAGCTCCGGGGTCCCACCGAGAGATTTCTTCTTCTCCCACATCCAAGAATCGCTCACATGGCCGAGCAAAACGGGATAAATCACATTCTCATACCCCTTCCCGTAGGACGGGGAGGTCCCGTAGCCCTGCCACCGCTAAGAGAGGGCGATCTCGGTCTCGAACCCCTACAAAGAGAGGTCATTCTCGATCCCGATCTCCCCAGTGGCGTAGGTCCAGGTCTGCACAGAGGTGGGGAAGATCTAGAAGCCCCCAGCGACGTGGCCGCTCTAGGTCTCCTCAgcgaccaggctggtctaggaGCAGAAATACCCAGAGAAGAGGCAGGTCTAGGTCAGCAAGGCGAGGGAGGTCCCACTCTAGATCCCCAGCCACTCGGGGCAGATCTCGTTCTAGAACACCAGCCCGGCGGGGCAGGTCACGCTCTAGAACACCTGCCAGGCGGAGATCACGATCCAGAACACCTACCAGGCGTAGGTCTCGGTCTAGAACACCAGCCCGGAGGGGCAGGTCTCGGTCTAGAACACCTGCTAGGCGCAGATCTAGGACCCGATCGCCAGTACGACGGAGGTCTCGTAGTAGATCACCAGCCAGGAGAAGTGGCAGGTCACGCTCCAGAACCCCAGCTAGACGTGGCCGCTCACGCTCCAGAACCCCAGCCAGACGTGGCCGCTCACGCTCTAGAACCCCAGCTAGACGCAGTGGTCGCTCACGCTCCAGAACACCAGCCAGGAGAGGGAGGTCTCGATCTAGGACACCAAGACGAGGAAGATCCCGCAGTAGAAGCTTAGTTAGACGTGGAAGATCTCACTCTAGATCACCTCAAAGAAGAGGCAGGTCTGGCTCATCTTCAGACCGGAAGAACAAATCCAGAACATCTCAGAGAAGAAGCAGGTCCAATTCAAGCccagaaatgaagaaatcacGCATTTCTTCAAGGCGGAGCAGATCTCTGTCTTCACCACGGTCCAAAGCAAAATCTCGTTTGTCTTTGAGGCGCAGCCTTTCAGGATCTTCCCCATGCCCTAAACAAAAGTCACAGACGCCACCCAGGCGCAGTCGCTCTGGATCCTCCCAACCTAAAGCTAAATCTAGAACGCCACCTAGACGCAGTCGCTCCAGTTCTTCTCCGCCACCTAAACAGAAATCTAAAACACCATCAAGACGAAGTCATTCCAGTTCGTCTCCTCATTCTAAAGTGAAATCTGGAACACCACCAAGGCAAGGGTCCATAACAAGTCCCCAGGCCAATGAGCAATCTGTAACGCCACAAAGACGGAGCTGTTTTGAATCATCACCTGACCCTGAGTTGAAATCTAGGACCCCTTCGAGACATAGTTGCTCAGGGTCCTCTCCTCCTAGAGTGAAATCTAGCACACCTCCCAGACAGAGCCCATCTAGGTCATCATCTCCACAACCCAAAGTGAAGGCGGTAATATCACCAAGGCAAAGAAGCCATTCTGGCTCCTCTTCTCCAAGTCCTAGTAGGGTGACATCGAGAACAACTCCACGGCGAAGCAGATCAGTATCTCCCTGCTCCAACGTGGAATCCAGATTGTTGCCAAGATACAGTCATTCTAGGTCCTCCTCACCAGATACCAAAGTGAAACCTGAAACACCGCCAAGACAAAGTCACTCAGGGTCTATTTCACCACACCCCAAAGTAAAGGCCCAAACTCCACCAGGGCCAAGTCTTTCTAGATCAAAGTCGCCATGTCCCCAAGAGAAGTCTAAAGACTCACTAGTTCAGAGTTGCCCTGGATCCTTCTCTCTGTGTGCAGGAGTAAAATCTAGCACACCACCAGGTGAGAGCTATTTTGGACTCTCATCTCTGCAACTGAAAGGACAATCTCAAACTTCACCAGACCACAGATCTGATACTTCAAGTCCAGAAGTGAGACAGAGTCACTCAGAATCACCATCTCTGCAGAGCAAATCTCAAACATCGCCTAAGGGAGGTCAGTCCAGGTCTTCATCTCCAATCACTGAGCTGGCATCCAGATCTCCAATAAGACAAGATAGAGGTGAGTTGTCAGCGAGTCCTACATTGAAATCCGGAATGTCTCCTGAGCTGAGCAGGTTCCAGTCTGACTCTTCTTCACATCCTACAGTGGACTCGAATTCTTTCTTGGGGCAGAGTAGATTGGAGACTTctgaatcaaaagagaaaatggcCTTACTCCCTCAGGAGGATGCTACTGCATCACCTCCTAGACAAAGAGACAAATTTAGTCCCTTTCCAGTACAGGATAGACCTGAGTCTTCACTAGTGTTCAAAGACGCACCTAGAACCCCGTCAAGGGACAGAAGTGGTACTGGGTCATCTCCAGAAACAAAAGAGCAAAATAGTGCATTGCCTACATCAAGCCAAGATGAAGAGTTAATGGAGGTGGTAGAGAAGTCTGAAGAACCCACAAGCCAAGTCCTGTCTCATTTGTCTTCAGAACTTAAAGAAATGTCTGCAAGTAACTTTGAATCATCTCCTGAAGTAGAAGAAAGGCCTGCTGTGTCTTTGACGCTTGATCAGAGCCAGTCACAGGCTTCTTTGGAAGCAGTAGAAATTCCTGCAGTAGCCTCATCTTGGGGTGGGCCACATTTTTCTCCAGAACATAAGGAACTGTCTAACTCCCCACTCAGGGAGAACAGCTTTGAATCATCTTTAGAATTTAGAAACTCAGGCCCACTTGGTACAGAAATGAATACTGGATTTTCTTCTGAGGTTAAAGAAGATTTGAATGGACCTTTTCTTAATCAGCTGGAAACAGATCCATCTCTAGACATGAAAGAACAATCGACAAGATCCTCTAGACGCAGCAGTTCTGAGTTATCCCCAGATGCAGTGGAAAAGGCAGGGATGTCTTCAAATCAGAGCGTCTCTTCACCTGTGCTTGATGCTGTACCGAGAACACCCTCGAGAGAAAGAAGTAGTTCTGCATCTTCTCCTGAAATGAAAGATGGTTTACCCAGAACTCCATCAAGGAGAAGCAGGTCTGGGTCTTCTCCAGGACTTAGAGATGGGTCTGGGACTCCCTCGAGGCACAGCCTGTCCGGGTCCTCTCCTGGAATGAAAGATATACCTAGAACACCATCCAGAGGGAGAAGCGAATGTGATTCTTCGCCAGAACCGAAAGCTTTGCCTCAGACTCCTAGGCCAAGGAGTCGTTCTCCATCATCCCCAGAGCTCAACAACAAGTGTCTTACCCCCCAGAGAGAAAGAAGTGGGTCAGAATCATCAGTTGATCAGAAAACTGTGGCTCGGACTCCCTTGGGGCAGAGAAGTCGTTCGGGATCCTCTCAAGAACTTGATGTGAAACCCAGTGCATCCCCTCAGGAAAGAAGTGAGTCAGACTCTTCTCCAGATTCTAAAGCCAAGACTCGAACCCCACTTCGGCAGAGGAGTCGCTCTGGATCATCTCCAGAGGTTGACAGCAAATCTCGACCTTCTCCTCGGCGCAGTAGGTCTGGTTCCTCCCCTGAAGTGAAAGATAAGCCAAGAGCAGCACCCAGGGCACAGAGTGCTTCTGATTCCTCTCCTGAACCTAAAGCTCCAGCCCCTCGGGCCCTTCCCAGACGAAGCAGATCAGGTTCATCAAGCAAAGGTAGAGGCCCTtctcctgaaggaagcagcagTACCGAGTCCTCTCCTGAACATCCGCCCAAATCCAGAACTGCTCGCAGAGGTTCCAGGTCATCACCAGAGCCCAAGACCAAGTCTCGTACACCACCTCGACGTCGCAGCTCTCGATCATCTCCTGAGCTAACGAGGAAGGCCAGACTCTCCCGTAGAAGCCGTTCTGCCTCATCCTCACCAGAAACTCGCTCTAGAACTCCCCCAAGGCGCCGGAGAAGTCCTTCAGTGTCTTCCCCGGAGCCAGTCGAAAAGTCAAGGTCTTCACGCCGACGGCGCTCAGCTTCATCTCCACGCACTAAGACAACCTCAAGGAGAGGCCGCTCTCCTTCACCAAAGCCTCGTGGACTGCAGAGGTCCCGTTCCCGCTCAAGGAGAGAGAAAACCAGAACAACCCGACGTCGAGATAGGTCTGGATCTTCTCAGTCAACCTCTCGGCGAAGACAGCGGAGCCGGTCAAGGTCACGGGTTACTCGGCGACGGAGGGGAGGCTCTGGTTATCACTCAAGGTCCCCTGCCCGGCAGGAAAGTTCCCGGACCTCCTCTCGACGCCGAAGAGGCCGCTCTCGGACACCCCCAACGAGTCGGAAGCGTTCTCGCTCACGGACATCACCAGCCCCATGGAAACGCTCTAGATCTCGAGCCTCTCCAGCCACTCACCGGCGATCCAGGTCCAGAACCCCCCTGATAAGCCGACGTAGGTCCAGGTCTCGAACTTCACCAGTCAGCCGGAGACGGTCAAGGTCCAGGACTTCAGTGACTCGACGAAGATCCCGGTCAAGAGCATCCCCAGTGAGCAGAAGGCGATCCAGATCCAGAACACCACCAGTAACCCGTCGTCGTTCAAGGTCCAGAACACCAACAACACGCCGGCGCTCCCGTTCTAGAACTCCACCAGTGACACGCAGAAGGTCCAGATCTAGGACTCCACCAGTAACCAGGAGGCGATCTCGAAGCAGAACTTCACCTATCACTCGCAGAAGATCAAGATCCAGAACATCGCCGGTCACCCGAAGGAGGTCTCGATCTCGCACATCTCCAGTAACTCGAAGAAGGTCCCGCTCTCGAACCTCACCAGTGACACGCCGCCGCTCTAGGTCCCGGACACCTCCAGCTATTCGGCGCCGCTCTAGGTCTCGAACGCCACTGTTGCCACGCAAACGTTCTCGAAGTCGCTCACCACTTGCTATCCGGCGCCGCTCCAGATCCCGTACTCCACGAGCAGCTCGGGGCAAACGGTCCTTAACAAGATCTCCTCCAGCCATCCGCAGGCGTTCAGCATCTGGAAGTAGTTCTGATCGTTCACGATCTGCTACTCCTCCAGCAACAAGAAATCATTCTGGTTCGCGGACACCTCCAGTAGCACTCAACAGCTCCAGAATGAGCTGCTTTAGTCGTCCTAGCATGTCCCCAACACCTCTTGACCGCTGCAGATCACCTGGAATGCTTGAACCCCTTGGCAGCTCTAGAACACCCATGTCTGTCCTGCAGCAAGCCGGTGGCTCCATGATGGATGGTCCAGGTCCCCGAATACCTGACCACCAGAGAACATCTGTGCCAGAAAATCATGCTCAGTCCAGGATTGCACTTGCCCTGACCGCTATCAGTCTTGGCACTGCTCGGCCTCCTCCGTCCATGTCTGCTGCTGGCCTTGCTGCAAGAATGTCCCAGGTTCCAGCCCCGGTGCCTCTCATGAGTCTCAGAACCGCTCCAGCAGCCAACCTTGCCAGCAGGATTCCTGCAGCCTCTGCGGCAGCCATGAACCTAGCCAGCGCCAGGACACCTGCCATCCCAACAGCAGTGAACCTGGCTGACACTCGAACGCCAGCTGCAGCAGCGGCCATGAACTTGGCCAGCCCCAGAACAGCGGTGGCACCTTCGGCTGTGAACCTGGCTGACCCTCGCACTCCCACAGCCCCAGCTGTGAACCTAGCAGGGGCCAGAACCCCAGCTGCCTTGGCAGCTCTGAGTCTCACAGGCTCTGGCACCCCACCAACTGCTGCAAACTATCCCTCCAGCTCCAGAACACCACAGGCTCCAGCCTCTGCAAACCTGGTGGGTCCTCGGTCTGCACATGCCACAGCTCCTGTGAATATTGCCGGCTCCAGAACCGCTGCAGCCTTGGCCCCCGCGAGCCTCACCAGTGCTAGGATGGCTCCAACATTGTCTGGTGCAAACCTCACCAGCCCCAGGGTGCCCCTCTCTGCCTATGAGCGTGTCAGTGGCAGAACCTCACCACCGCTCCTTGACCGAGCCAGGTCCAGAACACCACCGTCTGCCCCAAGCCAGTCTAGAATGACCTCTGAACGggctccctccccttcctctagAATGGGCCAGGCTCCTTCACAGTCTCTTCTCCCTCCAGCACAGGATCAGCCGAGGTCTCCTGTGCCTTCTGCTTTTTCAGACCAGTCCCGTTCTTTGATTGCCCAGACCACCCCCGTAGCAGGGTCTCAGTCCCTTTCCTCTGGGGCGGTGGCAACGACCACGTCCTCCGCTGGTGACCACAATGGCATGCTCTCTGTCCCTGCCCCCGGGGTGCCCCACTCTGATGTGGGGGAGCCACCTGCCTCTACTGGGGCCCAGCAGCCGTCTGTATTAGCCGCCCTGCAGCCAGCAAAGGAGCGGCggagttcctcctcctcctcctcgtcctctagctcttcttcctcctcctcatcgtcgtcgtcgtcgtcttCCTCCTCTGGCTCCAGTTCTAGCGACTCGGAGGGCTCTAGCCTTCCTGTGCAACCTGAGGTGGCACTAAAGAG ggtccccagccccaccccagccccaaaGGAGGCTGTTAGAGAGGGACGTCCTCCGGAGCCAACCCCAGCCAAACGGAAGAGGCGCTCTAGCAGTTCCAGTTCcagctcctcctcttcatcttcctcctcctcctcctcctcctcttcttcctcctcctcttcttcctcttcctcttcctcctcctcttcctcttcctcctcctcttcctcgcCTTCCCCTGCTAAGCCTGGCCCTCAGGCCTTGCCCAAACCTGCAAGCCCCAAGAAGCCACCCCCTGGCGAGCGGAG GTCCCGCAGTCCCCGGAAGCCAATAGACTCCCTTAGGGACTCTCGGTCCCTCAGCTACTCGCCTGTGGAGCGTCGCCGTCCCTCGCCCCAGCCCTCGCCACGGGACCAGCAGAG cagcagcagtgagcGGGGTTCCCGGAGAGGCCAGCGTGGGGACAGCCGATCCCCCAGCCACAAGCGCAGGAGGGAGACACCTAGCCCTCGGCCCATGAGACACCGCTCCTCCAG GTCTCCATAA